The region GCATCGACGATCAAAGGAGCTTTTGTCTTTGGATAGCTAGGATACTGCGTGCCATAAATGGTGTTGTTTGAGCAAATATAAGCATAATCAGCGTTGTCGCTAAATTCCACGCTTGGAATATGATCAAATTTATCCTCCTCGCTGCTTGCGACAACCTTTACATTTGCGCCTAAAATTTGTGCTTCCTTGATAGCCTTTTTTGTCCAAACCCCTGTATTTGCATACTCGCAAACTCCATCTAAGCTTAAATTCATTGGGATCATCGCAAACTGCAAGCTTGCTCCACCTTGCAAAAAAAGCACTTCATAATCATCATTCAAGCCATAAAGCTTTTTAGCATTATTCATCGCACCAAAATGCACTTCTTCAAAAATCTTCGTGCGGTGTGAAATTTCCATTATCGAAAAGCCCTTATTTTGGTAGTTTAAAAGCTCATCTTGTGCCTTTTGCAAAAGCTCTAAAGGCAGGGTTGAAGGACCGGCGCTGAAATTAATTTTTCTCATTTATTTTTCCTTATATGATTTGTGCTTCTTTGCTTAAATCTTGAGAGCTTAAAACAACCTTATCTCCACTTTTAAGCTCGTTTAGCCTCGTTATTTTACCATTTTTTTGTATAGAAACTAAATTTTTGCTTCGTTTAAAAAAATTTTCGTGCTGAAAAAAGGCATTTTGTAAATTTATAAGCTTTAATTCTTCAAGATTTAAGCGGTTTTTCATAGCATTTTGAAAGCTTTTTAAAAGCTCTTTGTTTTGTTTTAAATTCTGCTCTATTTTTAAAGGCAAGGACTGCATTTTAAAGATTTTTTCCAAATTAAACAGCTCGTTTTTTAAACTCGTCATTTTGGCTTCACAAAGCGTTTTTAGCTTATCTTGCAAAAGATCTAAATTCTGCTCCAAAGAAAAACGCGAGAAAAAACAAAGATCAATAGCAGCACTTGGCGTAGGCGCTCTAAAATCCGCCACAAAATCGCTAATCACATAATCAATCTCATGTCCAATAGCCGAGATTATCGGCGTTTTAGCTGAAAAAATAGCCCTTGCTAAGTCCTCATCATTAAAACAAAACAAATCCTCCCTGCTCCCACCGCCTCGTGCGATGATGATGAGATCAAGCCCTGCTTCATCAGCTTTTTTAAGGGCTTTGATCAAAGAAGCTGGTGCTGTATTTCCTTGCGTAAGTGCGTTAAAAACAAAAAATTTAGCCAAAAAATACTCTTTTTGCGTGATGAGTTTTAACATATCTTGCAAGGCTGCCGAAGTGCTTGAAGTGATGATACCTACTTTTTTTGGAAACTTTGGCAAGGGCTTTTTAAATTTGTCATCAAAAAGCCCTTCGCCCTCAAGCTTAGCTTTAAGGGCTAAAAAGCGTGCCTCAAGATCTCCAAAGCCTGATTTGCTCATACTTGTAGCGATAAATTGATAACGCCCACTTTGTTCATAAAGGCTTACAAAACCGCGTAAATTTAGGCTATCGCCAATGCTTGGCTTAAAATTGAGTTTAGAATTTGCACCCTTAAACATGGCACAAGCTATGCTTGATTTTTCATCTTTAAGCTCGAAATACCAATGTCCTGAGCTATGAAGCGTGATCTTTGAAATTTCTCCACTTAATTCAATATCACTTAAATGTGCTTCCAAAAGGCTTTTAGCCTTTAAATTAAGCTCGCTAACTTTCAACGCTTTTTAGCCACAAACATAGAACTGATGCCAAAACTAAAGCTATCATAAAAAACGATATCAAAGCCAGCTTCATCGAGTTCTTTAATGAAGTCATCTTTAGTGATAAAAGCCTCAATAGAACTTGGTAAATACTCATAAGCAGCTTTGTTTTTGCTTATGAAGCCCCCTATTTTTGGCAAGATAGTATGAAGATAAAAATTGCTCAATGATCTTAAAATGCCCTTATCACTTGGCTTTGTAAATTCAAGCACAAGCAAAATGCCATCTTTTCTTAAAACCCTTGCAAATTCCTGCCAAGCCCTTTTTCGCTCAAGAACATTACGAATACCATAACTTATACTCAAAATATCCATTTGCCTATCATCAAAGGGAAGCTTGGTAGCACTTGCTTTGATAAACTTGGCATTTTCTATCTTTTTTTGAGCAAGTTCAAGCATTTTTTCACTCGGATCAACACCTATAATTGTTTGAATTTTTTGACCCAGCTGCCTTGCTTTATCCTGCCAAGTGAGTATCAAATCCCCTGTCCCACAAGCAATATCTGCGATTTGAAGCTCTAAATTCTTATCCTCAAAACAAGCTAAAGCTTTTTGGCAACCCTTTTTACGCCATTTTATATCTATACCAAAGCTTAAAATTCGATTTGCTTTATCATAAGTAGGAGCTATATCATCAAACATCTTGATGATTTTTTCTTGTTCTTGCATACGAGTTTATCCTTAAAAATTTAGGCTCATTGTAACAAATTTTTGTAACACAAACCTAAATTTTATTAAGTCTATTTACACTTAGAACAACCATCAATATAAGCACAAATATTTAAATGATCAACAAAATTACCCACTTTTTTTTCAAGAGTTTCATTAAATGCTGATAAATTTACATCTTTAAAACTCAAATCACTAATATGTCCGCATTTAGAACATATCACATGGATATGAGGCTCTTCGTAAATATCATAGTAGGTTTTTTGATTTGGCACATTAACTTCAACGACAAGCCCTTGTTCTTGAAGTGTGTTTAAATTTTTATAAACAGTTGCTAAAGAAATGGAAGGATATTCTTTTTTAATATCTGCATAAAGCTCGTCTATATTTGGATGTTCATGACGCTTTAAAATTTTAAGCACACAAAGTCTTTGAGGAGTCGCTTTTAAATCATGCTCTTTAAGTAAATCAATAAGTTCCATAAATTTAACCTTTTTTATCTTAATAGCTTTTTTGTAATGATATATTAAAAAAGTTTAAAAAAAGTTTATACTATCTAATATTTTTTATCATTTAAGAAAAATAATTTCTAAAATAAGACTAATTTTTTTGCAAATGCTTTGAAAAACTTTCCTGTAAAAAACCCGTGTTTAAAGACTTATCGATATTTAAAACGATAGTTTTATTTTCTTTTTTGCTCATAAAACTAAGTATTTGGCTTAGATTTTGAATCAAAGCATAAACCAAAGAAAAAGCCAAGGCTTCTAAATCAAGTCCCCCGCAAAGATAAATCAAAGGCATACGCAAGGATTTGCTTACATCAAGCTTTGCTCCTTGTTCATTTAAAGAAAGCTTTATATCAAAAGGACTTGAGTGTTTGTATTTATAGCTTGCAGCCAAATTTAAAAACTCTACCTTATCCTTTAAAAACTCTCCTTTTGCCAAAATATAAACAAGCTCGAAAAGCTTTGTCATATCAGTGCTTATAACCTGTTTTTCATCAAAATTTTCTTGTATAAAGGCATAATTTTGGGGAAAATCTTTTTGATAATTTTCCACTAAACTTGCTCCAATTTTATTTTTAGCCAGATTTTGCAAAATAAGCTTGAGATTACTTTCAAATTCAAAACTTAAGAAATTTTGAATAAGCTCTCCGTCTTTTTTATAAAGAATTTGAGTTTGAGGCGTGAAATTTAAAACAATATTTTCATCTTTAAAATTTTTATTCAAGCTTTGAAAATCTTGCTCTAAATTTGGCAAAAAGGACTTAAAATCTTGCTTAAAAGAAAAATCCATATAAGCAAAAGCATTTCTCATAGGTTCTTCATAATTTCCAAAATCGTCCCAAAAATTTGGCTCACTACAAGCCATGCAACCATGTCCAGCAGCCACAGGCCAAGAAGTTTTAGCATTAAATTTTACCTTAGGGCAGTTATTGTAAGTATAAGGACCCTTACAACCTATCTTAAACAAGCAAGCCCCTGTTTTTGCTAACTCATCATCAAAGCGGTTTGCAAAAATTCCAGCTTCAAATTTAGCCTTTCTTTCGCACATATCATGTAAGCATTTTCCATAAGCCCATTTTGGACGATTTTTTTCATCTAAATTTGGAGCTATTCCAAAAATCGCATAAAAAATAAGATTTGCGACTATATTTATATCACTTGGAGGACAACCCGGCACATTAATAACTTTTTGCGTTAAAACCTCGCTTATGCCACAAGTCTTTGAGATATTAGGACGCGCTGCTTGGATACCTCCATAAGAAGAGCAAGTTCCCATAGCAAAAATAGCCTTAGCATTTTGAGCTGCTCTTACTAAGCCCTCATAACCACTTTGTCCATGAGCTCCAATAGTCAAAAAATAAGTATCAATGGCAGCTACTCCACCCTCAACTGCTAAGATATAATCCTCATCTAAGGTATTTTCTAAATTCTCTTCAGCCTGCCAACCATTAGCCGTCATAATGGTTTCATGATATTCTAAAGAAATAAAATCAAAAACTAATTCGATAAAATCAGGCGCTAGAGTCCTAAACAAGCTCTCAGAACAACCTGTACATTCACAAAGGTGCATCCAAATGACCTTTTGTTTTGGAGCAAGCTCTAAAACCCTACTTGCTAGTGGGAGAAAATCACTTGGCAGGGCTAAAATCTTCAAAATATTTTGTAAATTTTCCACATTGATCGTTTTTGGCTCTTGTTTAGAAGAACTTTCAAGCTCTTGAATGCGTTTTTGAAGTATGATCTTTAGATCATCATTGCTCATATCTGCCATTTTTTCTCCTATGTTTTTAATCTTCTTCCTTATTTATGATAATCCCAGCAAAGCACCGTGTTGCCTTCCTCGTCCTTAGTTACATCGCCCATACCTAAGATATTAAAGCCAGCATCAACATAATGCACCTCGCCTGTTACAGCACTTGCTAAATCGCTGAGCAAATACATAGCTGAATTTCCCACCTCATCAATGCCCACATTGCGTTTTAAAGGGGCATTTAGTTCGTTATATTTTAAAATCATTCTAAAATCGCCTATCCCACTTGCTGCAAGGGTTTTGATAGGTCCTGCTGAAATGGCATTGACACGAATTCCTTGCTCTCCAAGGTCTCTAGCTAAATAACGCACTGAGCTTTCAAGTGCCGCTTTTGCAACACCCATGACATTATA is a window of Campylobacter sp. MIT 99-7217 DNA encoding:
- the perR gene encoding peroxide-responsive transcriptional repressor PerR, which produces MELIDLLKEHDLKATPQRLCVLKILKRHEHPNIDELYADIKKEYPSISLATVYKNLNTLQEQGLVVEVNVPNQKTYYDIYEEPHIHVICSKCGHISDLSFKDVNLSAFNETLEKKVGNFVDHLNICAYIDGCSKCK
- the ubiE gene encoding bifunctional demethylmenaquinone methyltransferase/2-methoxy-6-polyprenyl-1,4-benzoquinol methylase UbiE encodes the protein MQEQEKIIKMFDDIAPTYDKANRILSFGIDIKWRKKGCQKALACFEDKNLELQIADIACGTGDLILTWQDKARQLGQKIQTIIGVDPSEKMLELAQKKIENAKFIKASATKLPFDDRQMDILSISYGIRNVLERKRAWQEFARVLRKDGILLVLEFTKPSDKGILRSLSNFYLHTILPKIGGFISKNKAAYEYLPSSIEAFITKDDFIKELDEAGFDIVFYDSFSFGISSMFVAKKR
- a CDS encoding hydrogenase small subunit, producing MADMSNDDLKIILQKRIQELESSSKQEPKTINVENLQNILKILALPSDFLPLASRVLELAPKQKVIWMHLCECTGCSESLFRTLAPDFIELVFDFISLEYHETIMTANGWQAEENLENTLDEDYILAVEGGVAAIDTYFLTIGAHGQSGYEGLVRAAQNAKAIFAMGTCSSYGGIQAARPNISKTCGISEVLTQKVINVPGCPPSDINIVANLIFYAIFGIAPNLDEKNRPKWAYGKCLHDMCERKAKFEAGIFANRFDDELAKTGACLFKIGCKGPYTYNNCPKVKFNAKTSWPVAAGHGCMACSEPNFWDDFGNYEEPMRNAFAYMDFSFKQDFKSFLPNLEQDFQSLNKNFKDENIVLNFTPQTQILYKKDGELIQNFLSFEFESNLKLILQNLAKNKIGASLVENYQKDFPQNYAFIQENFDEKQVISTDMTKLFELVYILAKGEFLKDKVEFLNLAASYKYKHSSPFDIKLSLNEQGAKLDVSKSLRMPLIYLCGGLDLEALAFSLVYALIQNLSQILSFMSKKENKTIVLNIDKSLNTGFLQESFSKHLQKN
- the xseA gene encoding exodeoxyribonuclease VII large subunit, encoding MKVSELNLKAKSLLEAHLSDIELSGEISKITLHSSGHWYFELKDEKSSIACAMFKGANSKLNFKPSIGDSLNLRGFVSLYEQSGRYQFIATSMSKSGFGDLEARFLALKAKLEGEGLFDDKFKKPLPKFPKKVGIITSSTSAALQDMLKLITQKEYFLAKFFVFNALTQGNTAPASLIKALKKADEAGLDLIIIARGGGSREDLFCFNDEDLARAIFSAKTPIISAIGHEIDYVISDFVADFRAPTPSAAIDLCFFSRFSLEQNLDLLQDKLKTLCEAKMTSLKNELFNLEKIFKMQSLPLKIEQNLKQNKELLKSFQNAMKNRLNLEELKLINLQNAFFQHENFFKRSKNLVSIQKNGKITRLNELKSGDKVVLSSQDLSKEAQII